The nucleotide sequence CTTCTCTCTAGCTCTGAGCCTTGGGATTATTCTCAGCCTTTCGATTATATTCACACCCGAGTCACATCTGGCTGCTGGGCTAGCTTCAAGGAGCAAATTGCGGACCAAGCCTTTCAAACACTGAAGCCAGGAGGCTGGTTTGAGTCGCAGGAATACGATGCCATTATAATGTCTGATGACGGAAGCCTTCCACCGAACGGACCTCTTGCAACATGGTTCCGCGAAATCAATGAAGCTTCAGAATTGATGGGCCGGCCTACCAATGTTGCTGCCCATGTTCGTGAGGCATATGTGCTGGCGGGCTTTGTTGACGTTCAAGAGCGAATCTTCAAAATGCCCATGAATGGCTGGCCAAAGGATGAACGCCTAAAGGAGCTTGGGCGCATGTGGGAAAGGAATTTCTTGATGGGCCTCAGCGGCTTCTCTTTCACACTTTTCAACCGCGTCTACGAGAGAACTCCTGCACAGATTGAGGTAAGTATACTGTCAAAGTTTCTGGGACTTATCTGACCGAAAGTCGCAGGTGGCATTAGTTGATGTCCGACGAGAGCTGATCGATACGCGGATTCACGCTTATATACCAATACATGTCATTATTGGCAGGAAGCCATTCCCAGGCGAACGGCCTATCCCATGAGTGCCATTTACATGAAGGGAAAATACCGGGGACTGGAACGAACTACCACCACTCATTGAGTTTTAATGGTTGAGAAAGGGAGCCTGGCATACGGTTCAGAAGGACTAATTCCAACACCGATAAAGCACCATTACACAAACGATGCATATCGACAACGGGGACGACTTTGGCTTTTCATATCCACGATACCCAATGATGTCGATACGATGCCTATGACTAGAATAATGTATTGATATGGGTTTAGGTACGATAAGTACCGACCTGCGCTTTTGATAGCCGCCTGTTCCAAAGCTCTGGGGTCTGTGATCAATGGCAAGGAGATTGTCAGACGACATAACTCTCTTCCAAAAATACTACAGAAGCAACCCGTTTCTTATACAAATGTCTTCTCTTTGCACAAATGTCAGTCTGAATCTCTGTCCTTGAACATTTACTCCGATCTCCTCACGAGCCAATCCAGTTCGCgggcttgctcttctttgagTAGCTCACGAATTCCTTCTTGGGTGAGGAATGCATGGTCGTGATATTCAAAGCCAGGGACAACCGTCTCTGAGATCAGCAGGCCCCCCGTTTCCTCCCTATTTGGCTCGTGGCTGGTATCTGGCTCGTTGGGGAGCAAGTAACTTGCCTTCCAGACATCGCCTTCAACGATCCATTGTATACGCTCGCCCCGTTCAACTGCATTCCCGACAATAAAGGACTCGATGCACCCATTAGGGTGGATGAGTACATATCGTCCCCGTCCACGATGTAAGGTATGAATAACACGGCTGCGGTTGCGATGGAAGTTCCCCTGACTATGGCGTGGGGTTAGTAGGTAGTAAATGGTGGTAGAGAGGCGTCGTGTATCCGCCCTGTAACCTTCACGAGCAGGACCCGAAAGAGTGAGAGTTTCGTGAGAGAGAGCTTCGGATGAATACGGTGAAGGAATGGTAGTAGGATTTGTATCGGTTTGACGAAAATAGCCCCCCTCGATATGGGGATCCAAAGATAGAGCCTCGATAAGGGACTTTGACTGGGAATTTTCAGGTTCAGATGAAGAGGTGAATGAAGGTTTGATGGTGCCCAAGTCAGGCTCGCTGTTGACGAGTTCGCCCATCTTGTGATTGGTATCAAATAGAACAGGAGATTAATCGTTTCGAGAATATGATATAGGATAAAAATTGCTTTTGGGTTGGCAGCAGTTGAAAGATAGAAAGCTCCTTTTATACCCCCTGAATAGAGACTGAGCAAGAGACTGGTAGCGTAACAACAAAGCTTACATCTTCGGCTATAAGACGTTGAATGTGTGGTTCACTGCCTTTGCGCCCACACCAATGCGACGGGTTGTTTGATAAGAAGGCCTGCAAGACGAGACCCTCTTGGTGTGATTCGGGATTCAAAACTACTTAAAGAAGCTAGTATCATGTTAGCAAACGATGATGGTGTAAGCCAAAGTCTGACCTCCAAGGAATGATTACGAACTCAGGCTAGGATGAAGAGGTGCAGAATTGGCTTTTAGACCTTGGCAGGGAGTTTGTACTGAGGTCAGGCTGCTGAGATGATGTCAGGGTTACTCTCAAGTGAGCTACCTGTGGTGAGAATGCTCCATCGCGTGGTGGTCAGGCCAAGCCCGTAGTTTCCGGGTCATATGCCTACAAGAACAAGCCGTTGATTGTATATGACAAAAGTTTCTGTGTGATAGTAAAGCTTGAATCTGGATGTCAGCTGTTGGGTTTGTGATGGGGAAGCAAATTTGTTAGTGTAGTTCGTGATACTATTCGGAAATCCCAGGCAACAGACACGCCGACCACTGGGTACGGATAAGATCTTCTTCGTGCGGATGAGTAAATGTGTGTCATTTTTCAGGTACTGGGTACCTGCGATGATCATACTGATCTGTAATTTCAGTATTGGTAACAATTGCAGAGCTATACGCTCGTTCATTCATGAGTGGATGTTGAGTCCCAAGGGTCCCTGGAACGGAAAGAAAATCAGGGCGGGCTGTAACAGCTATCACCCACGAAGACCATAGAGACAGTGAAGTCTTTCATCTCAAGGAAGGAAGTACTTTGACTTCTTTTTTATCATTTATCTATGAGAATTTATGAaatctgatgatgaagatgaagcaaatatttttgttcttctcaagagcgtTGCTGTATTCCGTAGTACATCTATCATCGTGCCTCCACGCTTTTAGCCGAGGCAATTGGGTGGTAAAGACCCACTAAATTTATCAAATCTATTCTAAACTTGCCTAAGTTTAGTGTCGTTTATCGCTTGAATCGCTTGAATACCTAGGTTCCCGATAGCGGGCCTACCTAGGCGGGAGAGCTGCAGACTGATCATGACGCAAACCAAGTAGTTTCTTCTAACCTGTGCTGAACCAATAACTATCACGAGACACAGCAACACACAAGCAAGCACACAGTCGCCAGCCCCGCGGCCCGCTGGCTTCTTGATATTTATTCGATCTTATCACtgcttataattatagagCAAAATACGGGATAGCAACACGACAATTGACCGAATCACGCCGGCCGCCAAATCCGACAATGACTGCCCCTCGTTTACTTCAAAAGTCATCACTGAGCATAAGCCGCCCGACCATTTTCCTTATTCATCGCACTGCCATATCCCCTATCTCTCGTCGTAGGACCTTCTCGCAATGCCAATATCGCGCCCAGCAACATTCCGAACGAGAACTACAAGAGCGCCTACAAGCTGCGCGACCCCTCGTCCCACATCGTGCTGCGCGCAAGTTCACACAAGCGGGCAGTAGTCGCAATTCGCGTCTCACCGTGATAGCAACCGTTCTCGCCGCCATTGGCTTCTACTTCTACAACTCTCAGACTGTGCCGGTCACGGGCCGTCGAAGATTCAATTTCCTCTCTGATTCTATGGTCGCACGTGCGCATTCGAAAGCAGCTGCACAGGTCATTGAGCAGGTCAGAGCGCAGGGTGGTCATTTTCTATCAGAATGGGATCCAAGGACTATCTTGGTCAGGAGGGTAATGAAGAAGTTGATCCCCGTGAGCGGCATGGCGGACCTCAATTGGGAGATATTTGTGATAGCTGATAATGGTACGTTCTGGCGATCATGCGCAGCGACTGTTGGTTTGCTGACCTTTGACCATAGGAACAGCAAACGCCTTTGTCCTCCCTGGAGGTAAAGTGTTTGTGCATAGTGGTATTATCAACGTCTGCCGCAGTGAGGATGCCCTCGCAGCAGTACTAGGGCACGAGATCGCGCATAATACAGCCTCTCACGCAGCAGAGCGCCTCTCTGCTGCATGGGTAGGAAATCTTACGGCCGGAAGCTTGTTCTTCCTCGCTGGAGCTCTGCCTGGCCTTGCGCTCTTTGGACTTTGGAATGTCGTGGGAGGATATTACCTACAAGATCTACTCTTCTACCTTCCCATGGGTCGCAAGCAGGAAAGCGAGGCAGACTACATCGGCCTAATGATGATGGCCGAAGCCTGTTATGACCCCCGTGCAGCTTTGGGCTTCTGGCAGCGAATGCACGCGCTTCAGCATGCCagcggagaagaagccccAGAAATGCTGAGCACTCATCCATCCGTAAGTCTAGTACATATTGCTGAGAGATTCGGGCGAACTGACGAGGTGTAGAACGAGAATCGGATTGTCAAGATTAGTGAATGGCTGCCaaaggctcttgagaagcgagCGGAGAGTGATTGCCGTGGAACAGCAGCGTTTGCGGACCGATTCCGTGACGCGATCCGAAGGAGATCTACTACAGTTGTCGTATAATAAGCTGGCCAGACTTGATGAGTCAACGAATAAAGGGTATAGAGAAGCGGCGTACTTGTACTACAAATGACCTTGAGTTTTGGTTTAGAAAGCATTTTCTCAATTTCTACAAATAATCTGGATTTATGCATCAGCAATCTGTTACAGTAGATATAGGTAGCTCATCCCGGCTCTAATAGGGCCGGCCATCTTGAGTAATACCTTAGGTGCCGATGAGACCAACTGGGGCTTCAAATCGCGTGCTTCCTTGTGAAAGTTGCCAATTGCCTCTCTGTGATAGGTGCAGACTACCCGGCTTAGTAGCTTTCCTAGCGCACTTCCCCAGCTCCCCCGGCCCCTAAGCTTCTGAAATGGGTGAAAGTGCGGGCTGCTCGTGACCGTGGACCGAGGCAAGCCCCCCACCTGCCGACGGCGCTGCCCCGGAAAGAACTCCTTGTTTCTTTTCCAAGCTCATCcattataatttaccttatTCTCTTATCACCTACGCTTTCATCTACAGCTCAATTCTTTTGTCAACTTCTCATTTCCGTTATAGCTCGACTTTtataactacctacctaccaaaATGTCCGAGACATATACTACCGCTGAGGTTGGAAAGCACAAGGATGAGGCCAATGGTTTCTGGCTCATTGTTGAGAATGACGTTTACGACGTGACCAGTACGGCGACCGAACCCAAACTCGCAGAACAAAACTGACAAATATCCGCAGAGTTCATCGATGAACATCCCGGTGGTGCTAAGATCCTGAAGCGCTGGTCTGGAAAGAACGCTACCAAGGCCTTCTGGAAGTACCACAACGAGCATGTCCTGGCAAAGTATGGCAAGGACCTCAAGATTGGCGCTGTCGGCGAGAGCGCCAAGCTATAGAGAGATGCCCAACTCTGGGACTCGAAGGCGGCAGCGTGCACTTttatttgatttgattttattttatttgaTCTGATTTGATTTTGGCATGGCGCATACCACATGTTGCATTAAGCTACACTATATATAGGTGGATTTGTATCGAGTTCAAAGATCTCAGTCTAGAAGCGAGTGGCAGATGGTTTCACACATCAGGATATATCATCAGGGCCATCAGAGCAAAAAAAACATTCATATGGACTGAGAACTTGATTGATCGCGTGCCATCATATGAGTCTCTCTGAGTCCAGAAACATTTCTATGGGACTAACCCACCTTCCAAAGGGAGCATCGGATAAGTTGGCCGAGATAACTACAGGAGTCAACACCATGACAATCGTCCTCTATTGTCGAAGGATCGTGCTGCAGGCTGCGGCTTAAGCGGCCAAGGCAAGTGGGGAGGCTTACATGAACGGTGTGAGATAGCGGTAAACTGAGTGACTCATGTTGTTCTCAGGGTAAACAATTTCTCTAGAGGCATTTGTAACAGTACCATCATTTTGACCTATATTTTGGGCAAGAATGAGTGACTTATTCAATCTCGACGTCCAACGGACCCGTTTATCCCGTCGCCATGGCCCCGAGCCCGGCTCCGCTCCGGCACCTACTCTTCCCGAGTTATCTGCCATTCAGACCGCCGAAGCCAAGCTCCCTCGGCCTGGTTCGGATGACTACCTCCGAGGTGTCTCACAGGAAGATGTTGTACGACACATCATACAGGACATTGTTCCCGCGTGTAACGGTCAGGGCAGTTCGTCCCGTTACTACGGGTTTGTCACTGGTGGTACTCTTCCTATTGCTGAGTGGGCAGACAATGTAGTCTCCCGCCTGGATCAGAATGTCCAGGTCCATCTGCCAGCGCAGACAATTGCGACCGCACTGGAGGTTGCAGCTTTGGAGATGCTCGTTTCGCTACTGAGACTTGGAGATTGGAAAGGGCGCACCTTCACGACTGGAGCTACGGGCAGTAATGTTCTCGGACTTGCATGTGGACGCGAGGCCATCTTGGAGAAACGCGGGCAGAGTATTGGTGAGGTCGGCTTGCTTGCGGCTTGTCTTTCTGCTGGCGTCAAGGAGCTCCAGATCCTCACAAGTGCAGGCCATAGCTCCTTGTCTAAGGCAGCGAGTATTGTCGGCTTCGGACGAGGAGCTGTGAAGGAGCTGAGACTCAACGATAGTGAGCCATGGAGATTGGATCTTGAGGCTCTGGAAAGAGAACTTCAGACGAAAGACACCGCAAGTGTTATTGCATTAAGCGCTGGAGAGGTTAACACCGGGCGATATGCTTTAACGGGAGCTGAAGAGATGCGTAAAGTAAGGGAGTTGGCGGACAAGTATGGAGCTTGGATTCATGTCGATGGAGGTAAGATCCAACTCTTTTGCAAGATGCCGTTCATCCTCTAACATATCAGCCTTCGGTATCTTTGCTTGCGCTCTTCCCGAAGAGGACGACTACAAAATCCTTCGTGATCGTGTTGAGGGGATCGAGTTAGTAGACAGTATCACCGTTGACGGgcacaagcttctcaatgTCGTGAGTATCCCATATCATGTCGGCTTGACTTTGACTGGTAGTCACTCTAATTGCTAACTTGGTCAGCCCTATGACTGCGGCATGTTCCTCACGCGATCACCTGCTATTCTTCAATCCGTCTTCACCAACCCCAATGCTGCATATCTCTCCACGGGGTGGGCCTCCAGCATTCCCTCGCCCCTAAATATTGGCCTTGAGAACTCGCGGCGGTTCCGTGCCCTCCCCGCATATGCTGTTCTCCTCAGTGAAGGTCGACCAGGGATGGCAAAGTTGCTGGCCAACATGACTGCTTTATCCCGCCGAGTCGCTGCGTTCTTGAGGGACTCGGAGCACTACGAGCTACTCCCCGACGACGGTGCTGACTTGAATGAGATCTTCATGATTGTTCTTTTCCGTGCTAAGGATTCCATTTTGAACAATGAGCTAGTTCAGAAGATCAATGAGACCCGGCAGATGTATGTGAGTGGCACAAGCTGGAAGGGAGAAAAGGCTGTACGAATGGCTGTATCCAACTGGATGGTTGATGTCGCCAGAGATTTCAGGGTGGTGACTTCTATATTGAATCACGTGGCAGAGGGAAAGGTGTTCGACATCAACAACTGTTGAGGTCTAGGTACTGAGAAAGGTCGTTTGTGGGTTACAAAGGGCTGAGCAATTGAGGCTGGTTTTGGAATGAACATACAGTCATAAGCTGACTGTATGTACCATTTGGACTGGTGATCCCGTAGTCTTCAAGGAAGATAATCATTGTGATATACATGGCCTATAAGATATATGGCTCTTGTGACGACAGTATCACTGGGAAGAATGATTGAAGCAACAAAGGTTGTTTCTACCAAAATATCTCAAGCCTATACCCATAGAGTAAAGTAGTCCGTTGCAGTTATGCATGAACCATATCCCTTGGGTAATATACCACTGGTCCCGTTCTCGATGTGTCTGATCTCCGCAAACATATTCTCAGTGCGTCTTATCCCCATAAACCCATAGCAAACTGTATTTATAAACGTGACACAAGATACGCCGCCCGTCCTTCCCATGTCGAGGTCCTCTATGCGCCAAGCAGTTGCATGCCAACATACACCTAGCCCCTGGCTAATGAGTTAGTGACACAATCAATCATGACCAGCTGCATCAACTTACATATTGTAAATCTCAACTGACTTGCCATTTTCCAAGGCAACGAGGTATCAGTGTAACGAAGCAGGCTTACTGCATGTCCTCATCCGAGGGATTGTCGTGATAAA is from Fusarium musae strain F31 chromosome 4, whole genome shotgun sequence and encodes:
- a CDS encoding hypothetical protein (EggNog:ENOG41), with protein sequence MLKASYAFPNDQLERERLDLQNEALVKLFGERLYFAPLSRRAPPVNILDIATGTGDWAIKMGDLFPETEVVATDLSPIQPRKVPPNVNFYVEDSSEPWDYSQPFDYIHTRVTSGCWASFKEQIADQAFQTLKPGGWFESQEYDAIIMSDDGSLPPNGPLATWFREINEASELMGRPTNVAAHVREAYVLAGFVDVQERIFKMPMNGWPKDERLKELGRMWERNFLMGLSGFSFTLFNRVYERTPAQIEEAIPRRTAYPMSAIYMKGKYRGLERTTTTH
- a CDS encoding hypothetical protein (MEROPS:MER0026545), whose translation is MTAPRLLQKSSLSISRPTIFLIHRTAISPISRRRTFSQCQYRAQQHSERELQERLQAARPLVPHRAARKFTQAGSSRNSRLTVIATVLAAIGFYFYNSQTVPVTGRRRFNFLSDSMVARAHSKAAAQVIEQVRAQGGHFLSEWDPRTILVRRVMKKLIPVSGMADLNWEIFVIADNGTANAFVLPGGKVFVHSGIINVCRSEDALAAVLGHEIAHNTASHAAERLSAAWVGNLTAGSLFFLAGALPGLALFGLWNVVGGYYLQDLLFYLPMGRKQESEADYIGLMMMAEACYDPRAALGFWQRMHALQHASGEEAPEMLSTHPSNENRIVKISEWLPKALEKRAESDCRGTAAFADRFRDAIRRRSTTVVV
- a CDS encoding hypothetical protein (EggNog:ENOG41); its protein translation is MSETYTTAEVGKHKDEANGFWLIVENDVYDVTKFIDEHPGGAKILKRWSGKNATKAFWKYHNEHVLAKYGKDLKIGAVGESAKL
- a CDS encoding hypothetical protein (EggNog:ENOG41) encodes the protein MSDLFNLDVQRTRLSRRHGPEPGSAPAPTLPELSAIQTAEAKLPRPGSDDYLRGVSQEDVVRHIIQDIVPACNGQGSSSRYYGFVTGGTLPIAEWADNVVSRLDQNVQVHLPAQTIATALEVAALEMLVSLLRLGDWKGRTFTTGATGSNVLGLACGREAILEKRGQSIGEVGLLAACLSAGVKELQILTSAGHSSLSKAASIVGFGRGAVKELRLNDSEPWRLDLEALERELQTKDTASVIALSAGEVNTGRYALTGAEEMRKVRELADKYGAWIHVDGAFGIFACALPEEDDYKILRDRVEGIELVDSITVDGHKLLNVPYDCGMFLTRSPAILQSVFTNPNAAYLSTGWASSIPSPLNIGLENSRRFRALPAYAVLLSEGRPGMAKLLANMTALSRRVAAFLRDSEHYELLPDDGADLNEIFMIVLFRAKDSILNNELVQKINETRQMYVSGTSWKGEKAVRMAVSNWMVDVARDFRVVTSILNHVAEGKVFDINNC